In Flavobacterium sp. WV_118_3, one DNA window encodes the following:
- a CDS encoding NifU family protein, with translation MTTEEIKLNVERALEEIRPFLNSDGGDITLIEIEDDKHVKVRLEGACTACSVNQMTLRAGVETTIKKYAPQIETVVNVA, from the coding sequence ATGACAACAGAAGAAATCAAACTAAACGTTGAAAGAGCACTCGAAGAAATTCGTCCGTTCTTAAATTCGGATGGTGGCGATATTACCCTTATCGAAATAGAAGACGATAAGCACGTAAAAGTTCGCCTTGAAGGTGCCTGCACGGCTTGTAGCGTAAACCAAATGACCTTGCGTGCCGGAGTGGAAACTACGATCAAAAAATATGCACCGCAGATTGAAACTGTGGTTAATGTAGCATAA
- a CDS encoding Mrp/NBP35 family ATP-binding protein, with the protein MKLDRKEILKALEAISIAGEGKNMVESGAVQNVITFGDEVVVDLLLHTPALHIKKRAEVDIMKVIHEKIYDKAKIKVNIKVEAPEKPEIKGKSIPGISNIIAVSSGKGGVGKSTITANLAVTLANMGFKVGVLDADIYGPSMPIMFDVEKARPISVEVDGKSKMKPIQSYGVEILSIGFFTSPDQAVIWRGPMASKALNQMIFDADWGELDFMLLDLPPGTGDIHLSLMQSLPITGAVVVSTPQAVALADAKKGVSMFQAESINVPVLGIIENMAYFTPDELPDNKYYIFGKEGAKNLAADLQVPFLGEVPIVQSIREAGDYGRPAALQTATPIEKAFEELARSVVQEVVNRNESLPPTEAIKITTMAGCSAVKKK; encoded by the coding sequence ATGAAATTAGACAGGAAAGAAATTCTTAAAGCATTGGAAGCGATCTCCATTGCGGGAGAAGGTAAAAATATGGTAGAAAGCGGTGCGGTACAAAACGTAATCACTTTCGGAGATGAAGTAGTAGTGGATTTATTATTGCACACCCCGGCGTTGCATATCAAAAAACGCGCTGAGGTGGACATTATGAAAGTGATCCATGAAAAAATATACGATAAGGCAAAAATAAAAGTCAACATAAAAGTAGAAGCGCCGGAAAAACCGGAAATCAAAGGCAAATCGATTCCGGGAATCAGTAATATTATCGCTGTTTCGTCTGGAAAAGGGGGCGTTGGAAAATCGACTATTACGGCAAATTTGGCGGTAACGCTGGCGAATATGGGCTTTAAGGTTGGTGTTTTGGATGCCGATATTTACGGGCCATCGATGCCGATAATGTTCGACGTGGAAAAAGCACGTCCGATTTCGGTAGAGGTTGACGGAAAATCGAAAATGAAACCCATCCAGAGTTACGGTGTGGAAATCTTATCTATCGGTTTCTTTACCAGCCCGGATCAGGCGGTAATCTGGAGAGGACCAATGGCTTCTAAGGCTTTAAATCAGATGATTTTTGATGCCGATTGGGGCGAACTGGATTTTATGTTGCTGGATTTACCACCGGGAACGGGGGATATTCACCTGTCGTTAATGCAATCGCTTCCCATTACCGGAGCGGTGGTGGTAAGTACGCCACAGGCAGTGGCATTGGCCGATGCCAAAAAAGGGGTGTCGATGTTCCAGGCCGAAAGCATCAATGTACCGGTTTTGGGAATCATCGAAAACATGGCCTATTTTACACCGGATGAATTACCGGACAACAAATATTATATCTTCGGAAAAGAAGGTGCGAAAAATCTGGCAGCAGATTTACAGGTGCCCTTTTTAGGAGAAGTTCCGATTGTACAAAGCATTCGTGAAGCAGGCGATTACGGTCGCCCGGCAGCCTTACAAACGGCAACGCCAATCGAAAAAGCATTTGAAGAACTGGCGCGTTCCGTAGTACAGGAAGTAGTAAACAGAAATGAAAGTCTGCCGCCTACAGAAGCAATAAAAATTACCACGATGGCTGGATGTTCAGCTGTAAAAAAGAAATAA